One window from the genome of Anopheles coluzzii chromosome X, AcolN3, whole genome shotgun sequence encodes:
- the LOC120961695 gene encoding uncharacterized protein LOC120961695, giving the protein MAENSVAPAPRIHHSVLPVGIHPTAPREYRPPLSIIKFLELSLAVTCTTLHYYSFNDGDLVTGFLATGTFCGFIVILFTVMAGYLMKAHLHRRLSIFYSLLGCVCFLTSGVFIIEAWEHAFRTRTRDLAITKGSIAVINGVIFLMDTIFTFRERK; this is encoded by the exons ATGGCGGAAAATTCCGTTGCTCCTGCACCAAGGATACACCACAGTGTGCTACCCGTTGGAATTCATCCAACGGCACCAAGAGAGTACCGTCCGCCATTATCGATCATCAAATTTTTGGAGCTG TCACTGGCCGTTACCTGTACCACGCTGCACTACTACAGCTTCAACGATGGTGATCTGGTGACGGGCTTCCTGGCGACCGGGACGTTCTGTGGTTTTATCGTGATTCTGTTCACCGTCATGGCAG GCTACCTGATGAAGGCGCACCTTCATCGTCGATTGAGCATCTTCTACAGCCTCCTCGGCTGCGTCTGCTTCCTGACGTCCGGTGTCTTCATTATCGAGGCGTGGGAGCATGCGTTTCGCACACGGACCCGCGATCTCGCCATCACCAAGGGCTCGATCGCGGTCATCAACGGGGTGATCTTCCTGATGGACACGATCTTTACCTTTCGTGAGCGCAAGTGA
- the LOC120961698 gene encoding uncharacterized protein LOC120961698, with protein MAVSRLSIVKFLELALAITCVILHYKSLGERDDITKLLSAGTFVGYSVILIALFAGYMLSNPINKKLDLFFSLIGCAMFIASGVLILKEWENAWNTDTKKIGISKGSLAVTNGVLFFFDAIFTLRD; from the exons ATGGCAGTGAGTCGATTGTCCATCGTGAAATTCCTAGAGTTG GCGCTGGCCATCACCTGTGTGATACTGCACTACAAAAGTCTCGGAGAGCGAGATGACATCACGAAGCTCTTGTCGGCCGGCACTTTCGTCGGGTACAGTGTGATTCTTATTGCACTATTCGCCG GGTACATGCTGAGCAATCCGATCAACAAGAAGCTGGACTTGTTCTTCAGTCTGATCGGGTGCGCCATGTTCATCGCGTCCGGCGTGCTGATCCTGAAGGAGTGGGAAAATGCCTGGAACACCGACACGAAGAAGATCGGCATCTCGAAGGGTTCACTGGCCGTCACGAACGGGGTGCTATTCTTCTTCGATGCCATCTTCACGCTACGCGACTAG
- the LOC120961680 gene encoding ELAV-like protein 2, with product MISNGLETVQQNGRSGSIGSGQEDSKTNLIVNYLPQTMTQEEVKSLFSSIGDVESCKLIRDKVTGQSLGYGFVNYHRPEDAEKAINTFNGLRLQNKTIKVSFARPSSDAIKGANLYVSGLSKSMTQQDLENLFNAYGQIITSRILCDNITGLSKGVGFIRFDQRSEAERAIQQLNGTTPKGASEPITVKFANNPSNNINKAIPPLAAYLTPTPNLRRFPPGPIHPLSGRFSLPSNFSRYSPLTGDLGSSVLSANAINGSGWCIFVYNLAPETEENVLWQLFGPFGAVQSVKVIKDLQTNKCKGFGFVTMTNYDEAVVAVQSLNGYTLGNRVLQVSFKTNNTKSKAN from the exons ATGATCTCGAACGGATTGGAAACAGTGCAGCAGAATGGGCGCTCCGGCTCGATCGGCAGCGGCCAGGAGGACAGCAAGACTAATCTGATCGTAAACTATCTGCCGCAGACGATGACACAGGAGGAGGTAAAGTCGCTCTTCTCCAGCATCGGTGATGTCGAGAGCTGCAAGCTGATCCGCGACAAAGTCACCG GGCAAAGTCTCGGGTACGGGTTTGTCAACTACCACCGGCCGGAGGACGCAGAAAAAGCAATCAACACGTTCAACGGGCTGCGCCTGCAGAACAAAACGATCAAGGTGTCGTTCGCCCGGCCAAGCTCGGACGCGATCAAGGGCGCCAACCTGTACGTGTCCGGCCTGTCCAAGAGCATGACCCAGCAAGACCTGGAGAATCTGTTCAACGCGTACGGGCAGATCATCACCTCCCGCATATTATGTGATAACATTACCGGCCTATCCAAGGGCGTCGGCTTCATCCGGTTCGACCAGCGCTCGGAGGCGGAACGGGCGATCCAGCAGCTGAACGGCACGACACCGAAGGGTGCCTCCGAACCGATCACGGTGAAGTTCGCCAACAATCCTAGCAATAACATCAACAAGGCGATCCCACCGCTGGCGGCGTATCTAACACCAACGCCGAACCTGCGCCGCTTCCCACCGGGACCCATCCATCCGCTCAGCGGCAGATTCAG CCTGCCGTCAAACTTTAGCCGCTACTCGCCCCTCACCGGCGACCTAGGCAGCTCAGTATTATCCGCAAACGCAATCAACGGATCCGGCTGGTGCATCTTCGTGTATAACCTCGCGCCGGAAACGGAGGAGAACGTGCTCTGGCAGCTGTTCGGTCCGTTCGGTGCGGTCCAGAGCGTGAAGGTAATCAAGGACCTGCAGACGAACAAGTGCAAAGGATTCGGTTTCGTTACGATGACCAACTACGACGAGGCCGTCGTCGCCGTCCAGTCGCTCAACGGCTACACGCTCGGCAACCGCGTCCTGCAGGTTAGCTTCAAGACTAACAACACCAAGTCAAAGGCCAattaa